The Nomia melanderi isolate GNS246 chromosome 3, iyNomMela1, whole genome shotgun sequence genomic interval AATAAAGTACAAGAGTCATACcatgaaaaaaagaaatctcCTAATAAATCTAAAAAAGAAAAGGCTGTCTACTTAAGAGATTTTGAAAGAAACATTATTGTAGAACGAGAAGGAAAGTTCAGCGATAGTGAGGATGAggataaattaagaaaaagtGAAGTAGAAGCTCAGAAAATAACATATAATCAAGAACAGAAGCAAATAAAAGAAAGTTTCAAGGATGCATTgcacgatgacgatgatgatgatgctgGCAATTTATTGAAACCAAAAACGAAAtctgagaaagagaaagaaaaggtaaGTTACCTTTGCTTCTCCCAGTTCTCAGTTGGAAAACATTGCTTTTCTTATTTAGGAAGAAGCAGATTACAAAGAATGGCTAAAAGGACAAGAATCAAGTATAAATGAGAAGGAACAGGAAGCACTCAAACCTTTACGTGACTTTTGGTCTAATCCTAACTTGGATGCAAATGAGAAGTTTCTAAGAGACTatgtattgaataataaatacttagaTACTGAATATGCAGGCTCTGACATAGATGATATACATTTAGCACATGATAGTGATGATAATTTATCAGAAGATGAGAAGAATATAGAAAAACAAGAGGAGTTTGAACATAAATACAACTTCAGATTTGAGGAACCAGATCAAGAATTTATCAAGAGGTTCCCACGTACCATGGAAAATTCAATGCGTAGGAAAGACACACGTAGAGCGCAAAAGAGGGCAgaagtaaaacaaagaaaagaagaagagaagttgaggaaaaaagaggaactaAAACAGCTGAAGGCATTAAAAAGGAAAGAGATTGAAGAGAAAATAGAGAAACTAAAAGAGATTACGGGAAATGAAGATATGAAGTTTAATGATCTTGACTTGGAAGGTGATTTTGATCCTAATGAATACGATAAAAAAATgactgaaattttcaatgatGAGTATTACACGGGTCCTGAAGAGGATGTAAAGCCCGAATTTCCGGATATTGACGAAGAACTTGAAATTGAAAGCACATGGGATAACTATGATCCAAATGCAGAAACTTATGAAGCATACGAAGATGAAGGACCACATTGTGAAGACACAGATTTTAATGTAATTGATTTGTAATTGcttattgttataatttctttctctaaGAGATTCTAATTTGATTGTTTACATTTCAGATGGATGCTGATTATGACGCATCCAAAGGTAATCACGTAGAGGAAGATggaacgaagaaaagaaaacgcagacGGAAATCTAAATTTGCTGAATTGATATCCCAGAAAAAGCCGAAATTTGATCCTCAACAATATGAGTCTTATGAAGAGTATTTTGACAAGTATTATTCTTTAAACTATGAGGATATGATTGGGGATATACCATGTAGATTTAAATATAGGAAAGTTGTACCCAATGACTATGGTTTGAGTGTAGAAGAGGTTAATATATAGAAACATATTATTCAATACCTTtcttaatgatttatttactaatattttacataatgtgttcatttaattagattttaatgGCAGAtgacaaagagttaaataaatgGTGTTCTTTGAAAAAGGCTCTTCAGTATAAACCAGAACATGCAGAATTAAATGATGTTCAAATGTACAAGCAAAAGGCTAGGAATGAAGGACTTAAAAGAAAAGTGCTCTCTAGTTTATTCAGGTTGGaagaataaatgttaaaattttgaaagaataatattgtcACATGTTTCATGCGGGTAATATTTTTCAGGAATCCTGAGgacgaggaagaaaaagatAGGACTGAGAATGCTACCAACCCTAAAACTGATGATGACCAAGAAAAGGAGACAAAGAAGAAACGTcgtaggaaaaagaaaaaacaagaagTGCAAAACGTTCTACCTATCCCTGAAAACGATAAAGGAAAATCGGGTGAAGCAGATCTcaacgaaaataaaacgaatGTTACAAACACTTCTGAAATGGCCACGAAAGAGTctaagaagaagaaaacgaaagctGAGAAGCGAAAACAAGTTGAAGAACAACCTGAACAGCCTGAACAACCTGAACAACCTGAACAACTTCAAGAATCGTcgcagaagaaaaagaagaaaaagaaactaaataatGATGAAATACCTAATCCTAAATCAACTGAAGATAAGGAAACTAGTAAGTCAGTAAAGAAGAAGAGTACCAGCGAAGGTCAGAACTGTAATGAAGTGAATTCTAAGCAATTTAAAAAGAAGACGAAGCTAAAGGAGAAATTGAAGAACAAAAAGTTGAACAGAAAAGATGGAAAAGACTCTAAACCAATGGAAATCAACAGCGACATGGCTTCGCTGAACCCGGAGAGGTTAAAGACATACGGAATAAATCCgaaaaaattcaagaataaactgaaatatgGGAAGAAGTAACTGCAACActctgtaaatataaatttgtacataTTATTTGTTACAGAAATAGACAATATTTCATGTACAGAAATCTTGTCCCATGGCAATGTTCTTTTTTATGCTATTCACGGAATGTACAGCGCGCCCTACCTCATATCAATAAGCAGCAAGAGGGGATAAACGTTTTGGAGGCGATCGGATCTTCCACCCTCGAGTAGGAGTGGCCATGTTAAGGGTGAATCCGTCGCGACATGATAAACGACGTTTGCGGATTATTAGAATCGTAGCAGTCTGTTTGCGTTTACTCTTCTAAAATCTCCATCTCTAATCCGGCCCATATGCTTTGGTCGAGGAAGTCAGTACAGCCATATTGCTCCCTATTGTTCCATAGGCTGAAACTAACTTTGACTAAACTAACACGTTCAATGTGGAAGGATTTTTGCAACTCCAATTTCAGCGTCaaacatttcttcaatttctcttaGCTGAATTGTATTTTAAAGAGATTTCTCTTGAAGATCTAAACTAGCTATTTATTCGATGCATACATGAATCTTGTACTGAACGTTTTATTGCCGCAGTACATGTACAACAGCGAATCTGTTGCCTCTCTGGAgaatagtttataataattaactgtGTTCAGAATAACCAATGTTTCATTGTCTTTCAGTTATGTTTTAAATTGTCTTTCGGACTCGGATTTCTACTTTAAGGAACAGAGACGATGGGATATCGGTTAAGtaattgaaaatggaaaattatctGTTCATGCATGAGCCCAGAGCATCTCGGGTTCCACTGCAGTGACTGGAATAATTTAATCGACAATAAAGCCGAGGTATCTCTTACGAATGTTAGTTAACGAGAGGGGAGAGGATTAGGGGATGGTAGGGAGTTCGTGCCCATCAAAACTAGCCCACACGCAGCCTCCCTGCCCCCTtgggcgcaatatatcaattcTCCTTACCCCTCGGTGAACGGTACGCAGTAGCAGGTGGCTCCTGACGGCCAACGTCGTTCGCACCCTTAATTCCCAATTAATGTTACGGTAGTTGTAAACGTGTGTCGATCGTGTATTTTTTCACCAGACTATCCTTGTTGTACAGTACAACAgcacctttgcactcgacgatattttttattataaatattcaatgatgttaaccctttgcactcgacgatattcttcattataaatattctttgatgatactttttgcaattaatataaAGGTTAATCTCGCGTAAatcaagggatagaactatctcattccaatatttcgttCCACCTATTTTATTCCATCAGAAGAATTGTTCGCAGAATAATAATGGatcataaaactgtaaaatctgatatttaacgttgaactttgtataatgcctcgatatgtgaaatattggaataaaacagctttgttcctcaatgtacaataaatacttGTGATTTCTGTTCGAGTTAGttacaaagaatatcgtctttgtctcgtcagggaatgttaaatatttctagtgagaaacttccaagtgcaaagggttaaaattcggTTTTCTTCCATACACGGGATTCgatagaataaaaatgaagttcGAATTGTTGTATGAACGATACaagaagaattaattaaaggaaattaatCGTGCGACGAGCTCGGAATTGATACTTCGTGACATCGTTTTCGCGAATTAAGAATCGGTTAGGGGCCGATCAAAGGAAGAACCACCATTACCGAATTACAAGCTATCGAGTTTCAGGATTACCGAATTTCACGGGCTAACGCCTCCATCTGGAATCGCGTAGGGTGCACAGGGAGTAGTGTAATTGAGGTATCATCCCTGTCCGCGTTCTAATTGGTGGAAAATTGTTAGGGCGAAGGTCCAAGTAGCTCTGAACGCTTTCCTAAAGCCTCGAGCAAGGTGTTGcgagaattttatttacacaTTCTGGTTAAGTCTGGGTAACTAACTTTAAATCAGTGTTACTCCGTAACTAAACATTCGACTCGTAGACTATAAATTAAAGacatgtatatttttctatttctcctatttatttcaaacaaagtaGCACAACTTAAGACGtgttctattagttttttaattaaaaaatagaaaagcattCAAAAGTAACGTTTGCAGTCTTGGTATACGTTGAACGTGTGCTCCTGAATTCAAACTCACAAAACTGGTGAAGTTCGGTGGACTATTTAGACGAATGTTTAGTTATCGAGTTAAATTTAGGGTTAAATAAGTTTCCACCAGAAAGAAGTAGTTTTTATTGTGCACGTAGTGGCAGATTTCGATTTTTCTGAACTCGTTAAATCATTGTAACTGTGGTTGTGGACATGGTTGCATTCGCCACGCTGTCATCTTCTATATCAATTTCACTCACTTGAATCAAGATCACTAGATAAGTGCCGATTGTTCCCACGAGCTGAAAGTAGAATATCTTTATAGTTTGGAATAGCTTGATTTTAAtgcatcaataataattaacatactCCGTGAATAAATGTGTTATCCAAGTCAAAAAACCCACAAGCAGTGAACACTAATGGGTTCTGGATCATCTGTAGGATGAAGTCTCGAATCTAAAACGAGAAATGGTTAAAATAATATGGAACGTTGTAATTTAATACTCTTTATGTTTTAAGAAACATCGATActcttccgaaatttttctgttttataataaatacttttgtaaaCTATATACgcttatatgaaactgtataaaactgtgtataggtgtataaaaatatataaaacaatatgaagctatatacaagaatgaaaaactatagaaatattatataaaactatataaaactattcgcTTAACGACTATTTAACGTTTTATTTAACCTCAGCGCGAAACTCTTTGGATGTTGAAGGCTCGTAAAGTTCGCAGACAAGGTCGCCAGTGTCCAAAGCCTGGGAAACGATAGATTTCTTACAGTTTTCAATCGAAACGAATGCTTTTCTCTTATTCTGGCGTCGCAGTGGCGTACAAATCTTTTTCCTTGAAACAAATGTTCGAATCTCACCTCGTTGCTAGTTTTGATGCACACGTGGTTCACGATGACGAGCTTcgacatataaaataatacatacaaAGCCAGCGGTGAGAAATGGCTTTGGAATCTCTCGTTTGTTAGATCGGAGAACAGAATTTTGTAGGCGAAGAACAGAGACATTGTGAGGAAGCCGAAAACATTGCACGTAATAAAGAGGACTTGAGTCCCGTAGTAATCGTTTATCGTCCTGGCGGTTTTGATCAATTGCAGGTGAATTTGTCTACGGTGATAAGAACAGACTTCTTTAGACCTTTCATTATGTAATATCCTACCCAAACActtaattatctattttcaaTCATCTAAACCTCTTCTAAgtaactgaaatttcaattattttacctAATTGATTCACCCAATTCCCCATTCGAATTATTTTTTGGCTAATAAGAGAATTTATCGATGCCCATTCACATTCTAATTCAAAGAAACAACGATTAACTGctcatgaataaatatttaattagcaACGTTGAACGATATGGAAGtctattaacaatagaactaccgactgact includes:
- the LOC116430458 gene encoding protein KRI1 homolog — its product is MPTLFNGDNSDSEGELKINTDYAKNYANWRQKEELNKLKTKYGDINGTIVSDGESDTESSSSSEEEENEVSEQFDKDFYKTLAMLKKKDPKIYNQDVTFFDDTNKVQESYHEKKKSPNKSKKEKAVYLRDFERNIIVEREGKFSDSEDEDKLRKSEVEAQKITYNQEQKQIKESFKDALHDDDDDDAGNLLKPKTKSEKEKEKEEADYKEWLKGQESSINEKEQEALKPLRDFWSNPNLDANEKFLRDYVLNNKYLDTEYAGSDIDDIHLAHDSDDNLSEDEKNIEKQEEFEHKYNFRFEEPDQEFIKRFPRTMENSMRRKDTRRAQKRAEVKQRKEEEKLRKKEELKQLKALKRKEIEEKIEKLKEITGNEDMKFNDLDLEGDFDPNEYDKKMTEIFNDEYYTGPEEDVKPEFPDIDEELEIESTWDNYDPNAETYEAYEDEGPHCEDTDFNMDADYDASKGNHVEEDGTKKRKRRRKSKFAELISQKKPKFDPQQYESYEEYFDKYYSLNYEDMIGDIPCRFKYRKVVPNDYGLSVEEILMADDKELNKWCSLKKALQYKPEHAELNDVQMYKQKARNEGLKRKVLSSLFRNPEDEEEKDRTENATNPKTDDDQEKETKKKRRRKKKKQEVQNVLPIPENDKGKSGEADLNENKTNVTNTSEMATKESKKKKTKAEKRKQVEEQPEQPEQPEQPEQLQESSQKKKKKKKLNNDEIPNPKSTEDKETSKSVKKKSTSEGQNCNEVNSKQFKKKTKLKEKLKNKKLNRKDGKDSKPMEINSDMASLNPERLKTYGINPKKFKNKLKYGKK
- the LOC116430464 gene encoding putative gustatory receptor 28b isoform X2 yields the protein MYCYTKRSKFLWQSTFSVSLGKLSLRSAIKLIETSDQRMENMGLSMHRSMHYKEQINLLVVCGAVFVGFTATTCHWQLTSTMPMHIKIILGSATYLPLILITTCDVTFYFWIRYLSMKFYQLNSLLRTMLTTTIDSPMHKRILKLMYDFEMKRLGKENIHVANGNANTMRAVKQIHLQLIKTARTINDYYGTQVLFITCNVFGFLTMSLFFAYKILFSDLTNERFQSHFSPLALYVLFYMSKLVIVNHVCIKTSNEALDTGDLVCELYEPSTSKEFRAEIRDFILQMIQNPLVFTACGFFDLDNTFIHGLVGTIGTYLVILIQVSEIDIEDDSVANATMSTTTVTMI
- the LOC116430464 gene encoding putative gustatory receptor 28b isoform X3; this translates as MYKFDQPSLRSAIKLIETSDQRMENMGLSMHRSMHYKEQINLLVVCGAVFVGFTATTCHWQLTSTMPMHIKIILGSATYLPLILITTCDVTFYFWIRYLSMKFYQLNSLLRTMLTTTIDSPMHKRILKLMYDFEMKRLGKENIHVANGNANTMRAVKQIHLQLIKTARTINDYYGTQVLFITCNVFGFLTMSLFFAYKILFSDLTNERFQSHFSPLALYVLFYMSKLVIVNHVCIKTSNEALDTGDLVCELYEPSTSKEFRAEIRDFILQMIQNPLVFTACGFFDLDNTFIHGLVGTIGTYLVILIQVSEIDIEDDSVANATMSTTTVTMI